The proteins below are encoded in one region of Rhododendron vialii isolate Sample 1 chromosome 7a, ASM3025357v1:
- the LOC131334043 gene encoding uncharacterized protein LOC131334043 — translation MSMMCCDINTKEEVKEMKKKRKQKEKKETEEEKRKREEAEGKEGKEKRRKEEREKEKHEEQKKKEREKKRKEEERKKATRRNSTFSIGIWLAKKEVERKAKETEKREREEIEKGEEENRRKEEKEKKKVERKAKENEKMKIEETKKKEDEEKRRKEKKEKEKKEVERKAKEKEKMKIEETKKKEEEEKRRKEENEKNEVERKAKEKEKMKIEETKKEEEEERRKEENEKKEAEEKVKKKRVETARKEDEEKRRKEEKEKEKHKEQKKREREKKRKEEEKEKAKKEAERKAKEEEKVRIDETKKKEEEEKRRKEDNEKKKHEEQKQKEIERKRKEEERENEKKKEEQKAKEKEKRKIEEIENKEEEEKRRKEDKEKKKHEKQKQKEIERKRKEEERENEKKEEEQREKEKQKRKIEEIEKKEVEEKRRKEEKDKMKHEEQKQKEIERKRKEEERENEKKDEEQKAKEKEKMKREEIERKEEEERRMKEEKEQEKREDKRSLAPPLGVLGVRVYEREVGSPAPSRQRMGAPAELPVLGAPSELPVLDWAVVGTSPEGALHTVDVPIPSNPSYMLPPGVQQVPREYVEECFELIGGLQMLVRKGLVKRETLMESGYMS, via the exons ATGTCCATGATGTGTTGCGATATCAACACAAAGGAAGAAGTGaaggagatgaagaagaaaagaaaacagaaggagaagaaggaaacagaggaggagaaaaggaaaagagaagaagccgagggaaaggaagggaaagagaaaaggaggaaagaagagagagagaaggagaaacatgaagaacaaaagaaaaaggagagagaaaagaaaagaaaggaggaagaaagaaaaaaggccACTAGAAGGAATAGTACTTTTAGCATCGGTATTTGGCTGGCGAAGAAGGAAGTTGAGAGAAAGGCAAAAGAGACGgagaaaagggaaagagaagaaattgagaagggagaggaagagaataggagaaaagaagagaaggagaagaagaaagtggAGCGAAAGGCGAAAGagaatgagaaaatgaaaatagaagaaactaagaagaaggaagatgaagaaaagaggcgaaaagaaaagaaggagaaggagaagaaggaagtGGAGCGAAAGGCgaaagagaaggagaaaatgaaaatagaagaaactaagaagaaggaagaggaagagaagaggagaaaagaagagaatgaGAAGAACGAAGTGGAGCGAAAGGCgaaagagaaggagaaaatgaaaatagaagaaactaagaaggaagaggaagaggagaggagaaaagaagagaatgaGAAGAAGGAAGCTGAGGAGaaggtgaaaaagaaaagagtggaAACCGCAAGGAAGGAAGATgaagagaaaagaaggaaagaagagaaagagaaggagaaacacaaagaacaaaagaaaagggagagagaaaagaaaagaaaagaggaagaaaaagagaaggcgAAGAAGGAAGCAGAGCGAAAGGcgaaagaggaggagaaagTGAGAATAGATGAAACTAAGaagaaggaagaggaagaaaagaggagaaaagaagataatgagaagaagaaacatgaagaacaaaaacaaaaagagatagaaaggaaaagaaaagaggaggaaagagagaatgaaaagaaaaaagaggagcagaaggcaaaagagaaggagaaaaggaaaatagaagaaattgagaataaggaagaggaagagaagaggagaaaagaagacaaggagaagaagaaacacgaaaaacaaaagcaaaaggaaatagaaagaaaaagaaaagaggaggaaagagagaatgaaaagaaagaagaggagcagagggagaaagagaagcagaaaaggaaaatagaagaaattgaGAAGAAGGAAGTGGAAGAGAagaggagaaaagaagagaaagataaGATGAAACACgaagaacaaaagcaaaaggagatagaaaggaaaagaaaagaggaggaaagagagaatgaaaaaaaagacGAGGAGCAGAAGGCgaaagagaaggagaaaatgaaaagagaagaaatagagaggaaggaagaggaggagaggaggatgaaagaagagaaagagcaAGAGAAACGAGAAGACAAGAGGTCCCTAGCTCCGCCTCTCGGGGTTCTTGGAGTTCGCGTGTATGAGCGAGAGGTTGGGAGCCCTGCCCCTTCGAGACAAAGGATGGGCGCTCCTGCTGAACTCCCGGTTCTAGGCGCTCCCTCTGAACTCCCGGTTCTTGATTGGGCAGTGGTTGGCACTTCACCTGAGGGAGCTCTACACACAGTGGACGTGCCTATCCCTTCCAATCCTTCTTACATGCTACCCCCGGGCGTCCAACAG GTTCCTCGCGAGTATGTGGAGGAGTGTTTCGAACTTATTGGTGGCTTGCAAATGCTGGTGAGGAAAGGGCTCGTGAAGAGGGAGACCCTCATGGAGTCCGGGTATATGAGTTGA
- the LOC131332954 gene encoding acetyl-CoA carboxylase 1-like, whose amino-acid sequence MFRIKGLLECMGRLDRRLIDLKAKYQLARTNGDHVTFELLRQQIRAREKQLLPIYTQIATEFAELPDTSLRMAAKGVIREVVDWGNSRCFFYKRLHRRVVEGLLIKTVIEASGDQLSFQSAIDMIKKWFLDSEVAEGREKDAWEDDEVFFTWKDDPNNYGEKLQELRAEQVKLQLSSIADSPLDLRALPQSLAALLNKVEPSSRAQLVDELRKVLS is encoded by the exons ATGTTCCGAATAAAGGGGCTTCTGGAGTGCATGGGTAGGCTAGATCGTCGTTTGATCGATTTGAAGGCGAAATATCAGTTAGCCCGGACTAATGGGGACCACGTGACTTTTGAATTGCTGCGGCAGCAGATCAGAGCCCGGGAGAAACAGCTTTTACCAATTTATACGCAAATAGCTACGGAATTTGCGGAACTGCCTGATACGTCCCTGAGAATGGCAGCAAAAGGGGTAATAAGGGAGGTTGTGGATTGGGGTAATTCACGGTGTTTCTTCTACAAAAGATTGCATAGGAGGGTGGTTGAAGGGTTATTGATCAAGACCGTTATTGAAGCTTCCGGAGACCAGTTATCTTTCCAATCCGCAATTGACATGATCAAGAAGTGGTTTTTGGATTCCGAGGTTGCAGAAGGTAGGGAAAAAGATGCATGGGAAGATGATGAAGTTTTCTTCACGTGGAAGGATGATCCAAATAACTATGGAGAGAAGTTACAGGAATTGCGTGCAGAGCAAGTAAAGCTTCAACTGTCGAGTATTGCCGATTCGCCATTGGATTTACGAGCTCTACCCCAGAGTCTTGCTGCCCTTTTAAACAAG GTGGAACCATCCAGTCGAGCCCAATTGGTTGATGAACTGCGGAAGGTGCTCAGTTGA